Proteins from a single region of Paenibacillus sp. BIHB 4019:
- a CDS encoding helix-turn-helix transcriptional regulator, with the protein MSKFARYIGDNIRTLRKMRGLSQEQLALRADINASYMGQVERGEKSPTVDVLGKIAAALDSPLEQLVHLDASQQTSPEDNSYADKIAHQLHGLTVKEQEAVYKFVKQLVQFKELD; encoded by the coding sequence TTGAGTAAATTTGCCCGATACATAGGAGATAACATCCGCACACTGCGCAAAATGAGAGGCCTTAGCCAAGAGCAGCTGGCGCTCAGAGCGGACATTAATGCTTCGTATATGGGGCAAGTCGAGCGAGGAGAGAAAAGTCCTACCGTCGATGTTCTCGGCAAAATTGCTGCAGCGCTCGACTCTCCGCTGGAACAGCTTGTTCATTTGGATGCTTCGCAGCAGACAAGCCCAGAAGACAATAGTTACGCCGACAAAATCGCCCATCAATTACATGGACTAACCGTCAAAGAACAAGAAGCGGTTTACAAATTCGTAAAGCAGCTCGTCCAGTTCAAAGAATTGGATTAA
- a CDS encoding YheC/YheD family protein, whose protein sequence is MTAEGMTIGLYVASIEMHATQEEPRLPEPAFYKQLAETARRKKIDFYVFSPSEFNEDNGQLQGYRFLNQRWEKGFCRLPDIIYDRRFCKNTEEQLACRSALQAIAACKPHIILNGSLPSKWEVYEALASDERIEPLLPTTLRYSHGAMLRSRLSAPGSGLFLKPASGMQGKGALLLRRHTEGYWTVSGRSKSNFPFQKQLLSLKALEQWVAQFIGNASYIIQPYLQLQLTTGEPFDIRALVQKDAHGRWQVTGLAARCGQSGSITSNLHGGGGVRSAKELLIAEYSEAINDLLLKQIHEISLYAAEQLEQRFGRLAELGLDFGIEQGRRLWLLEANSRPGRSAFRRLGLERCAAQSLERPLGYAQMLARRLHTPLITPSPVLDRSRYENVQEVLP, encoded by the coding sequence ATGACAGCAGAAGGCATGACGATCGGATTATATGTTGCTTCCATTGAGATGCATGCCACGCAGGAGGAGCCGCGGCTTCCAGAGCCCGCCTTTTACAAGCAGCTTGCGGAAACCGCTAGAAGGAAAAAAATCGACTTTTACGTCTTTTCTCCCTCCGAATTTAATGAAGATAACGGTCAGCTTCAGGGCTATCGCTTTCTGAATCAAAGATGGGAGAAGGGCTTCTGCAGGCTGCCCGATATTATTTACGATCGGCGCTTTTGCAAAAACACGGAAGAGCAGCTTGCTTGTCGCAGCGCCCTGCAAGCTATTGCAGCGTGCAAGCCGCATATCATTTTGAACGGCAGCCTCCCGTCCAAATGGGAGGTTTATGAAGCGCTGGCGAGCGATGAGCGTATCGAGCCGCTTCTGCCTACTACCCTGCGTTATAGCCATGGCGCGATGCTGCGCAGCCGTCTTTCAGCTCCAGGCTCCGGGCTGTTTCTCAAGCCCGCTTCAGGCATGCAGGGCAAAGGAGCCTTGCTGCTCAGGCGGCATACCGAAGGGTATTGGACCGTCTCAGGGCGCAGCAAAAGCAATTTCCCTTTTCAGAAGCAGCTCCTCAGCTTGAAAGCGCTGGAGCAATGGGTAGCCCAGTTTATCGGAAATGCCAGCTACATTATTCAGCCGTATTTGCAGCTTCAGCTAACAACAGGCGAACCTTTCGATATAAGGGCTTTGGTACAGAAAGATGCGCATGGACGCTGGCAAGTAACGGGCCTTGCAGCCCGCTGCGGACAGAGCGGCTCGATCACCTCCAACCTCCACGGAGGAGGCGGGGTCAGATCTGCGAAGGAACTGCTTATAGCGGAATACAGCGAAGCCATAAATGATCTTTTATTGAAGCAAATTCACGAAATAAGCCTGTATGCAGCCGAGCAGCTTGAACAGCGCTTCGGCAGACTAGCTGAGCTTGGACTTGATTTTGGCATTGAGCAGGGCAGACGATTATGGCTTCTGGAAGCGAACTCCAGACCAGGAAGATCGGCGTTTAGGCGACTTGGCCTTGAGAGATGTGCTGCACAATCTCTTGAGCGGCCATTAGGCTATGCCCAAATGCTGGCCCGCCGTCTCCATACGCCGTTAATTACTCCATCACCCGTATTAGACCGTTCTCGGTATGAAAACGTTCAGGAGGTTCTTCCATGA
- a CDS encoding YlbF family regulator: protein MNVYDKTYELAKALKDSEEARLLKEAKRAADADPDAKRMLDDFRERQNELQQKMMAGEEPSAVDMDTLNKLYEVISLNPLVSGLMEAERRFSIVFEDINRIMSDVLKSIVD, encoded by the coding sequence ATGAATGTTTACGACAAAACGTATGAACTGGCCAAAGCGTTAAAGGACAGCGAGGAAGCGCGCTTGCTCAAAGAGGCAAAGCGGGCTGCAGATGCTGATCCAGATGCAAAACGGATGCTTGATGATTTTCGCGAGCGCCAAAACGAGCTGCAGCAGAAAATGATGGCGGGCGAGGAACCTTCCGCGGTCGATATGGATACGCTGAACAAGCTGTATGAGGTCATTTCGCTAAATCCGCTCGTTAGCGGCTTGATGGAGGCTGAGCGCCGCTTCTCCATCGTGTTTGAGGACATAAACCGCATTATGTCCGATGTGCTAAAATCCATCGTTGATTAA
- a CDS encoding YheC/YheD family protein produces the protein MLKSKVAVQVISSGMLAEDTLMLGEAYMKQWKIPQGQPVAMTFGSLKQHVKVLPVTRYDGIRISQSLARKMGISNGATLRINYKSGSATLSLGPLIGILISRDYPGTPDKPFGSITMFCKELVDGCAAQGGHVCFFTPGQLSGGQQTVEGWIYAGGWQRASLPIPNVINNRLTSRKLENKPSVQHFFKEVKSRFQTTVFNEKFLDKTEVFEALKKDESAIRYLPESYSLRSFATFKAMCSKHANIFLKPVTGSLGKGIIRVSKTETGGYQAQFTTTTGSRKQLYPNQLKVYSAISAKMKTVRYQVQQGLQLIEIQKRPVDFRALVQKNVSGKWKITSIVARTAGGQHFVSNLARGGTLSTVSEAISKSNLTSGRADTSSRLQHAALLIAKGIETHIPAHFGELGIDLAIDTSGRVWLLEVNSKPSKNDNTPLNDNKIRPSVRMVIQYSRFLSGF, from the coding sequence ATGCTCAAATCGAAAGTAGCCGTCCAGGTTATCAGCTCAGGCATGCTCGCCGAGGATACGCTCATGCTGGGCGAAGCCTATATGAAACAATGGAAAATCCCTCAGGGCCAGCCTGTAGCGATGACCTTCGGCTCACTTAAGCAACATGTCAAAGTATTGCCCGTCACACGTTATGACGGCATTCGAATTAGCCAAAGTCTAGCACGCAAGATGGGCATTTCGAATGGAGCTACCTTAAGAATCAACTATAAATCCGGATCAGCGACGCTTTCACTCGGCCCGCTTATCGGTATTCTGATCAGCAGGGATTATCCAGGGACGCCAGATAAGCCATTTGGCTCGATCACCATGTTCTGCAAGGAGTTGGTTGACGGCTGCGCTGCACAGGGCGGGCATGTGTGTTTTTTCACCCCCGGCCAATTATCTGGCGGGCAGCAAACCGTGGAAGGCTGGATTTATGCGGGCGGCTGGCAAAGAGCGTCGCTTCCCATTCCAAATGTCATTAACAATCGACTAACTTCCCGAAAACTAGAGAACAAACCCAGCGTACAACATTTTTTCAAAGAAGTAAAATCCAGGTTTCAGACCACTGTTTTCAATGAAAAGTTTCTCGATAAAACGGAAGTTTTTGAAGCGCTCAAGAAGGACGAATCCGCCATTCGCTATTTGCCAGAGTCTTATTCACTGCGCAGCTTTGCCACCTTTAAAGCCATGTGCAGCAAACACGCCAACATCTTTTTGAAGCCTGTCACAGGAAGCCTTGGCAAAGGGATCATTCGAGTATCAAAGACTGAAACGGGCGGCTACCAGGCCCAATTTACGACAACGACAGGCTCGCGCAAGCAGCTTTATCCAAACCAGCTTAAAGTCTATTCCGCCATCTCTGCAAAAATGAAAACCGTCCGCTACCAGGTGCAGCAAGGCCTCCAGCTGATTGAAATCCAGAAGCGGCCCGTCGACTTCCGGGCGCTCGTACAGAAAAATGTCAGCGGAAAATGGAAAATCACTTCGATTGTAGCCCGAACAGCTGGCGGTCAGCATTTTGTTTCCAACCTCGCGCGGGGCGGCACATTAAGTACGGTTAGCGAGGCCATTTCCAAATCCAACTTGACGAGCGGCCGAGCGGATACTTCGAGTAGGCTGCAGCATGCAGCGCTCCTCATTGCCAAAGGAATTGAGACGCATATTCCCGCCCACTTCGGTGAGCTCGGCATCGATCTGGCTATTGATACGAGCGGCAGGGTATGGCTGCTGGAGGTCAACTCCAAGCCTTCCAAAAATGACAATACGCCGCTGAATGACAACAAAATTCGTCCCTCAGTTCGCATGGTTATTCAATATTCCCGTTTTTTATCGGGCTTCTAG
- a CDS encoding YheC/YheD family protein, which produces MSLTTCNVHFSQQTDRVVYLSSPLLKELKLSGKKTMLLKLGREVITAAIRPVKRQGNHLYLSAGVRQSIKVPKTGNIFLLQSGNNEIQLGPLVGILSDIGSPSSDSAPFGARTGFIKQVIRSGEHKAYLFGFTPNDINWQQETVNGYFLNSQGSWYRKTVPLPDVVYNRLPSRKAETSTMINSLRERFVRKKIPFFNWSFFNKSDVYKLLDKDPEALQHLPESVSGPTPEKIKEMLEEHQFLYFKPTAGSLGIGIYRLTYHPKRGYFARYRKGNQNVLLRFTNFQSMIRMLHARHGSSLNNYVVQQGIRLAEIDGCPLDFRFHMHKNGQNEWVPAGIGAKKAGRGSVTTHVKNGGSLMTPQQALSRTFGSEAADVLDKAKQVAINLSEAIERNYPHRLGELGLDIGIDKNSEIWMFEANAKPGRSIFKHPSLKSEGRASLDYIIEHCLYLSKFQGGDS; this is translated from the coding sequence ATGAGTTTGACAACTTGCAACGTACACTTTTCCCAACAAACCGATCGAGTCGTCTATCTGTCCAGTCCGCTTCTTAAAGAACTGAAGCTGTCAGGCAAAAAAACGATGCTCCTCAAGCTAGGCAGAGAAGTCATTACAGCTGCCATTCGCCCAGTCAAGCGCCAAGGCAACCATCTGTATTTATCGGCGGGCGTCCGCCAGTCTATCAAAGTACCGAAGACTGGCAATATTTTTTTGCTTCAATCCGGAAATAATGAAATCCAGCTAGGGCCCTTGGTCGGTATTTTAAGCGATATTGGATCCCCTTCCTCCGATAGTGCGCCATTTGGCGCAAGAACCGGCTTCATTAAGCAAGTCATCCGGTCGGGAGAGCACAAAGCATATTTGTTTGGCTTTACGCCAAACGACATCAACTGGCAGCAGGAAACCGTCAATGGCTACTTCTTGAACTCCCAGGGCAGCTGGTATCGCAAAACGGTTCCGCTTCCTGACGTTGTATACAATCGGCTTCCCAGCCGCAAAGCGGAAACCTCAACCATGATCAACTCGCTGCGCGAGCGGTTTGTAAGGAAGAAAATCCCGTTTTTCAATTGGAGCTTCTTCAATAAATCGGATGTCTACAAGCTGCTCGATAAAGACCCAGAGGCCCTGCAGCATTTGCCTGAATCGGTGTCAGGCCCTACGCCGGAAAAAATCAAGGAGATGCTGGAAGAGCATCAATTCTTATATTTCAAGCCTACAGCCGGAAGCCTCGGCATTGGCATTTATCGCTTGACCTATCACCCTAAGCGGGGCTATTTTGCAAGGTACCGCAAAGGGAATCAAAATGTGCTGCTGCGCTTTACGAACTTCCAGAGCATGATCCGCATGCTGCATGCGCGCCACGGCAGCTCGTTAAATAACTATGTCGTCCAACAGGGAATACGGCTCGCCGAAATTGACGGCTGTCCGCTTGATTTCCGTTTTCATATGCATAAAAACGGCCAGAACGAATGGGTGCCCGCAGGAATTGGCGCAAAAAAAGCCGGACGGGGCAGCGTCACTACCCATGTCAAAAACGGCGGCTCCCTCATGACGCCGCAGCAGGCGCTAAGCCGGACCTTCGGCAGCGAGGCTGCCGATGTGCTCGACAAAGCGAAGCAGGTCGCCATCAACCTTTCGGAAGCCATTGAACGCAACTATCCGCACCGTCTTGGCGAGCTGGGGCTTGACATCGGAATTGATAAAAATAGCGAGATATGGATGTTTGAAGCGAATGCCAAACCTGGCCGTTCTATATTCAAGCATCCTTCCTTAAAATCGGAAGGTCGCGCCTCACTGGATTATATCATTGAACATTGCCTGTACCTCAGCAAGTTCCAAGGGGGTGACAGCTGA